From a single Haladaptatus sp. R4 genomic region:
- a CDS encoding PQQ-binding-like beta-propeller repeat protein, whose protein sequence is MPFQRPTRRQFLAGLGAGGVTAISGCASSSSTPATAALDWPSDEWPVAHGTPTNTGYTRSKSAPRTDPTMEEWQLWDMEEWQVSEDSVRYRTTSSPVVANGTLFVATGLPGGHSADENGVVLALDAARGKIQWSATLPKGGSGTPAVADGLVIVGSNDRALTAFDTASGSVRWRTTTSAPVGTPAVAGDHVYVGDGHGSVHAFRRTDGKLRWRYGQRTLDSLGSFLSDKTWEIRAKPAVTDDTVYVTTGIGQHGKSVIDRTNLLALSRDDGSERWRYEYARDGYTYRPPRAPVVADGTVFVSDSALHAVDSSDGSKQWQFTFGYRRSVSAPAVHDGTVYIGAKNVYALSAEDGTEQWRFVNRAPISSMGSHRAPMVSAPAVTDETVYIGAGALDSSSGEKLWGDLGNQEDSEYFASHIDQNATLEGPAIAGETVFMATEYGSVIRATEGSE, encoded by the coding sequence ATGCCCTTCCAGCGTCCGACTCGGCGGCAGTTCCTCGCCGGTCTCGGTGCCGGTGGAGTGACCGCCATTTCCGGGTGTGCTTCCTCCAGTTCGACACCCGCGACCGCGGCGCTCGATTGGCCATCGGACGAGTGGCCGGTCGCCCACGGGACGCCGACGAACACGGGCTACACCCGCTCGAAGAGCGCACCGCGAACCGACCCCACGATGGAAGAGTGGCAACTGTGGGACATGGAGGAGTGGCAGGTGAGCGAGGACTCCGTTCGATACAGAACGACGAGCAGTCCGGTCGTCGCGAACGGGACGCTGTTCGTCGCCACGGGACTCCCCGGCGGACACAGCGCTGACGAGAACGGTGTCGTTCTCGCCCTCGACGCAGCGAGGGGGAAGATTCAGTGGTCCGCGACCCTCCCGAAAGGAGGGTCGGGAACACCGGCCGTCGCCGACGGACTCGTTATCGTCGGTTCGAACGACCGCGCGCTGACCGCGTTCGACACCGCGTCCGGTTCGGTTCGATGGCGAACCACGACGAGCGCACCGGTCGGGACACCGGCCGTCGCTGGCGACCACGTCTACGTCGGCGACGGACACGGGTCGGTTCACGCCTTCAGGCGGACTGACGGGAAACTTCGGTGGCGGTACGGACAGAGAACGCTCGACTCGCTGGGGTCGTTCCTCTCCGACAAAACGTGGGAGATACGCGCCAAACCGGCCGTCACGGACGACACCGTCTACGTCACCACGGGTATCGGACAGCACGGTAAGTCGGTTATCGACCGCACCAACTTGCTTGCGCTCTCCCGCGACGATGGCAGCGAACGCTGGCGGTACGAGTACGCGCGGGACGGCTACACTTACAGACCGCCGCGTGCGCCCGTCGTCGCGGACGGGACGGTTTTCGTCTCCGACTCTGCGCTCCACGCCGTGGACTCGTCGGACGGATCGAAACAATGGCAGTTCACGTTCGGCTACAGGCGAAGCGTGAGCGCACCGGCGGTCCACGACGGAACCGTCTACATCGGCGCGAAGAATGTGTACGCCCTCTCCGCTGAGGACGGGACCGAACAGTGGCGCTTCGTGAACCGGGCACCCATTTCGAGCATGGGGTCCCATCGTGCACCGATGGTGAGCGCACCGGCAGTTACCGACGAAACGGTGTACATCGGCGCTGGCGCGCTCGATTCGTCGTCCGGCGAGAAGTTGTGGGGCGACCTCGGGAATCAGGAGGACAGCGAATACTTCGCCTCCCACATCGACCAAAACGCGACCCTCGAAGGTCCCGCAATCGCAGGTGAGACGGTGTTCATGGCGACGGAATACGGGAGCGTCATCCGGGCAACGGAGGGAAGCGAATGA
- a CDS encoding PQQ-binding-like beta-propeller repeat protein, protein MKRRAFLAAGGIALGAGCSGLMDDSKGKKSKPPAECAIDPDVTPGTPGWPSVSGGPRNTRSVPSEGVPTPPLELDWTFTTGEHMAAPEPVVANGTVYATNYDDDVHAVDAETGEHRWRVTVPVDSRVAVAGNRLFIVSDQSLRALDTRDGGTVWSTELTAEPGIFSTEIQVTEDTVFVYGGLFLSAFDVKTGKRRWEFSTGLETEGCPAIADGVVYVGSDDTYVYALDAATGERQWRYKTDDSVSCDTPVADGVVYAGSEDGNVYALNAKTGKKRWKRRVGSVETIALDGGHVYVGSGRSDTSTLQAFTAETGTECWSSDESDFGYMETIAASSDGIYLPTGSFSNRDALGVLNPQTGERVWRDEGSGMIFQGGLAVADGAVYIGGWDDDNVLVVARFVPKN, encoded by the coding sequence ATGAAGCGCCGCGCGTTCCTCGCGGCGGGAGGAATTGCCCTCGGTGCTGGTTGCTCCGGTCTGATGGACGACTCGAAGGGGAAGAAATCGAAGCCACCGGCCGAGTGTGCCATCGACCCGGACGTAACCCCCGGAACGCCGGGATGGCCGAGCGTATCTGGTGGACCGAGAAACACGCGGTCGGTGCCCTCCGAAGGCGTTCCGACGCCACCATTGGAACTCGATTGGACGTTCACGACGGGCGAACACATGGCCGCCCCGGAACCCGTCGTCGCGAACGGAACCGTCTACGCGACCAACTACGACGACGACGTTCACGCCGTGGACGCGGAGACGGGGGAGCATCGCTGGCGAGTGACCGTTCCGGTGGATTCGCGGGTGGCGGTCGCCGGAAATCGGCTGTTCATCGTGAGCGACCAGTCGCTTCGTGCGCTCGATACGAGAGACGGTGGGACGGTGTGGTCGACCGAATTGACCGCCGAACCGGGCATTTTCTCGACCGAGATACAGGTGACCGAGGATACGGTGTTCGTCTACGGAGGGCTATTCCTCTCCGCATTCGACGTGAAGACGGGGAAGCGACGGTGGGAGTTCTCCACGGGACTCGAAACCGAGGGATGTCCCGCAATCGCCGACGGCGTCGTGTACGTCGGGAGCGACGATACCTACGTCTACGCGCTGGACGCCGCCACTGGCGAGCGTCAATGGCGGTACAAAACCGACGACAGCGTCTCCTGTGACACCCCAGTCGCTGATGGCGTCGTCTACGCCGGGTCGGAAGACGGGAACGTGTACGCCCTCAATGCGAAGACGGGGAAAAAACGCTGGAAACGTCGGGTCGGAAGCGTCGAAACCATCGCCCTGGACGGCGGGCACGTTTACGTGGGGAGCGGACGGAGTGACACCTCGACACTGCAGGCGTTTACGGCGGAAACGGGGACCGAATGCTGGTCGTCGGACGAGAGCGACTTTGGATACATGGAAACCATCGCCGCGAGTTCGGACGGGATTTACCTTCCAACCGGGTCTTTCAGCAACAGAGACGCGCTCGGCGTGTTGAATCCCCAGACGGGCGAACGCGTGTGGCGAGACGAGGGATCCGGTATGATATTCCAAGGCGGCCTGGCCGTCGCCGACGGTGCAGTGTATATCGGCGGGTGGGACGACGACAACGTGTTGGTCGTCGCCCGATTCGTCCCGAAGAACTAA
- a CDS encoding acyl-CoA synthetase, which translates to MTGHNLHDYDSERETFEWDDIYADADWNAPERLNIAHEVCDRHANDRGKVALYYAGKNGERETLTFWQLAERSNRFANVLSEHIDSGDRVFSYLPRIPEHYVALIGTLKAGGVWGGINERFGPDGIAYRLDDCDAKVVITTPENRDTMDKALEDAPSVEHVIVIGEQRTGTQRDDIDYHSAMADASKEFETAETGGEDNALLYYTSGTTGLAKGVLHKHRWVAGVAATQKFAVDLQPGDCYWSTGDLGWLTGPINTLGAWFWGATQFTYEGEFDPEAWADLLDEFPISVLFSVPTAYRMLRENESMLEGVDLDLRHALSIGEPLSAGVVTWGEDTLGVTIHDTYGQTETGNMIINNYPTMEVRPGSMGKPLPGIEAAVVDPETGEPLEPGETGEIAERGNYPCFFAEYWNKPDKTANCFVNDWYLSGDLGHLDEDGYFWFEGRADDVILSAGYRIGPFEVESSLGEHPAVAEAAVVPKPHRERGNIVKAYVVPSASADPSDELVEDIQNHVKQELSAHEYPREVEFVDELPKTVTGKIRRTELRDRTED; encoded by the coding sequence ATGACTGGTCACAATCTGCACGATTATGACAGCGAGCGGGAAACGTTCGAGTGGGACGACATCTATGCGGACGCCGACTGGAACGCGCCCGAACGGTTGAACATCGCGCACGAGGTTTGTGACCGCCACGCGAACGACCGGGGGAAGGTCGCGCTGTACTACGCGGGCAAGAACGGGGAGCGCGAAACGCTCACGTTCTGGCAACTCGCGGAGCGATCGAACCGTTTCGCGAACGTCCTCTCGGAGCACATCGATTCGGGCGACCGCGTGTTCTCCTACCTGCCGCGGATTCCGGAGCACTACGTCGCACTCATCGGGACGCTCAAGGCGGGCGGCGTCTGGGGCGGCATCAACGAACGGTTCGGTCCGGACGGCATCGCCTATCGGTTGGACGACTGCGATGCGAAGGTGGTCATCACCACGCCGGAAAACAGGGACACGATGGACAAGGCGCTCGAAGACGCGCCGTCGGTCGAACACGTCATCGTCATCGGCGAGCAGCGAACCGGGACGCAACGGGACGACATCGATTACCACTCCGCGATGGCGGACGCGAGCAAGGAGTTCGAGACGGCCGAGACGGGCGGCGAGGACAACGCGTTGCTCTACTACACGAGCGGCACGACGGGACTGGCGAAGGGCGTTCTCCACAAACACCGTTGGGTCGCGGGCGTCGCCGCGACACAGAAGTTCGCCGTCGATTTGCAACCCGGGGACTGCTACTGGTCCACGGGCGACTTGGGGTGGCTGACCGGGCCCATCAACACGCTCGGCGCGTGGTTCTGGGGGGCGACCCAGTTCACCTACGAGGGAGAGTTCGACCCCGAAGCGTGGGCGGACCTGCTGGACGAGTTCCCCATCTCGGTGCTGTTCAGCGTCCCGACGGCCTACCGCATGCTCCGCGAGAACGAGTCCATGCTGGAGGGCGTGGACCTCGACCTCCGTCACGCGCTCTCCATCGGCGAACCGCTGTCGGCGGGCGTGGTCACGTGGGGCGAGGACACGCTCGGCGTCACTATCCACGACACCTACGGCCAGACCGAGACGGGCAACATGATCATCAACAACTACCCGACGATGGAGGTTCGACCGGGGAGCATGGGGAAACCGTTACCGGGCATCGAGGCCGCCGTCGTGGACCCGGAGACCGGCGAACCGCTGGAACCCGGCGAGACGGGAGAAATCGCCGAACGCGGGAACTACCCGTGTTTCTTCGCGGAGTACTGGAACAAGCCCGATAAAACTGCGAATTGCTTCGTCAATGACTGGTACCTCTCCGGCGACCTCGGTCATCTGGACGAGGACGGCTACTTCTGGTTCGAGGGACGCGCCGACGACGTCATCCTGAGCGCGGGCTACCGCATCGGCCCCTTCGAGGTCGAGAGTTCGCTCGGCGAACACCCCGCCGTCGCGGAGGCCGCGGTTGTTCCTAAACCCCACCGCGAACGCGGCAACATCGTCAAGGCCTACGTCGTCCCGAGCGCGAGCGCGGACCCGTCGGACGAACTCGTCGAGGACATTCAGAACCACGTCAAACAGGAACTGTCCGCCCACGAGTATCCCAGGGAGGTCGAGTTCGTGGACGAACTGCCGAAAACGGTGACCGGAAAGATTCGCCGGACGGAACTGCGCGACCGGACCGAGGATTAG
- a CDS encoding helix-turn-helix domain-containing protein: MSTIVEFTLPTDEFVLAETFRAVPSATFEIIRLVAHDVDRAFPYLWVSNNDMETVDEALATDPSTENLELVSTFDGTSLYRMDWIDAIEVMIQILVEEDGAILNANGTNERWKMRALFPDRDAFSRTHDHCKERELTMTIDRIYPLTDFPHGQFGLTKEQYAVLALATKRGYFDVPRTSSMADLADELGISQQAVSERLRRAHDTLVRGALAVGPEITTEPEIGRSRR; this comes from the coding sequence ATGAGTACGATCGTTGAATTCACCCTACCGACGGACGAGTTCGTCCTCGCCGAGACGTTCCGTGCGGTTCCATCCGCCACGTTCGAAATCATCCGATTGGTGGCACACGACGTAGACCGCGCGTTTCCGTACCTCTGGGTGTCGAACAACGATATGGAAACCGTCGACGAGGCGCTCGCCACCGACCCGAGCACGGAGAACCTGGAACTGGTGTCCACGTTCGACGGGACGAGCCTGTATCGGATGGACTGGATCGACGCCATCGAAGTCATGATTCAAATCCTCGTTGAAGAAGACGGTGCGATCCTCAACGCCAACGGGACGAACGAGCGCTGGAAGATGCGGGCGCTGTTTCCGGACAGGGACGCGTTCTCACGCACGCACGACCATTGCAAGGAGCGGGAACTGACGATGACGATCGACCGCATCTACCCGCTCACCGATTTTCCGCACGGTCAGTTCGGTTTGACGAAAGAACAGTATGCGGTGTTGGCCCTCGCCACGAAACGCGGGTATTTCGACGTTCCACGTACCAGTTCGATGGCCGACCTCGCGGACGAACTCGGCATCAGCCAACAGGCGGTGTCGGAGCGGCTTCGGCGCGCCCACGACACGTTAGTCCGTGGGGCGCTCGCGGTCGGTCCGGAGATCACGACAGAGCCGGAAATCGGTCGGTCGAGACGTTAG
- a CDS encoding helix-turn-helix domain-containing protein produces the protein MNTLVEVAVPVADFALEETFVSVPEARFELLPTISYRSETGPPLIRVKSDRDVADVLRTDPTLTSVKTIVSNSHSTLFAVNWTSTPRSVFETILEDDVVISQVSGTKQHWTFRLRTTTREMASRLYHRCTDRGISMEIRRLQQLDGVSGEQIDFSEEQLEVLQLAFEHGYYDIPRGITVGELADRIGVSHQAVSERIRRAHDQLIGNSIPI, from the coding sequence ATGAACACGCTCGTCGAAGTGGCGGTTCCCGTCGCGGACTTCGCCCTGGAAGAGACGTTCGTATCGGTCCCGGAGGCCCGGTTCGAACTCCTTCCCACGATCTCGTATCGATCCGAAACAGGCCCGCCGCTCATCCGCGTGAAAAGCGACCGAGACGTCGCCGACGTGCTCCGAACGGATCCGACCCTCACTTCGGTGAAAACGATCGTCTCGAACTCGCATTCGACGCTCTTTGCCGTCAACTGGACATCGACGCCGCGGTCCGTCTTCGAGACGATTCTCGAAGACGATGTCGTCATCAGTCAGGTCTCCGGCACGAAACAGCACTGGACGTTTCGGCTCCGAACCACCACCCGAGAGATGGCATCGAGGCTGTATCATCGGTGTACTGACCGTGGTATCTCGATGGAGATTCGGCGGCTTCAGCAACTGGACGGCGTTTCCGGGGAGCAGATCGACTTCAGCGAAGAGCAGTTGGAAGTGTTGCAACTGGCGTTCGAGCACGGTTACTACGACATTCCACGCGGGATCACGGTCGGCGAACTGGCCGACAGAATCGGGGTTTCACACCAGGCAGTGTCGGAGCGGATCCGACGTGCACACGACCAACTCATCGGGAATTCGATCCCGATCTAA